A genomic segment from Blastococcus sp. PRF04-17 encodes:
- a CDS encoding YnfA family protein: MTVTRSLVLFVLAALAEIGGAWLVWQGLREHRGWIWVGAGVVALGLYGVVATLQPDAHFGRILAAYGGVFVAGSLAWGMVVDGFRPDRYDVLGALICLAGVATIMYAPRS, encoded by the coding sequence GTGACGGTCACGCGGTCCCTGGTCCTGTTCGTGCTGGCGGCCCTCGCCGAGATCGGCGGTGCCTGGCTGGTGTGGCAGGGGCTGCGCGAGCACCGCGGCTGGATCTGGGTGGGCGCAGGCGTCGTCGCGCTCGGGCTGTACGGCGTCGTGGCCACCCTCCAGCCCGACGCCCATTTCGGCCGCATCCTCGCTGCCTACGGCGGCGTGTTCGTCGCCGGCTCGCTGGCGTGGGGGATGGTCGTCGACGGCTTCCGGCCCGACCGCTACGACGTCCTCGGTGCGTTGATCTGCCTGGCCGGCGTGGCGACGATCATGTACGCGCCACGGTCGTAG
- a CDS encoding DUF998 domain-containing protein, with product MGAVTPNRLRWGALAWLLTLQFFVVETVAELRHGSAYSRIDDVISALGASDSPAAMLMNASFVLQGALILAGALLLRPVLMRTAGEVAPVLLGGAAAGVLLVGVFPIDGNGALHAIGAVLYLLGGGLGLIALAYAVRPRSEALGTTLALLGLVGTATSVFFLTGVVGYLGEGGTERAAAYVLPIGLAVAAVVLWRQGPEPVTDAPVPGDGVGRREERARERQRRAQQARERDAALDAFARRHTDTTADDDEDLWSPPGRNRD from the coding sequence ATGGGCGCCGTGACACCGAACCGGCTCCGCTGGGGCGCGCTCGCCTGGTTGCTGACCCTGCAGTTCTTCGTCGTCGAGACCGTCGCGGAGCTGCGCCACGGGAGTGCGTACTCGCGCATCGACGACGTGATCAGCGCGCTCGGTGCGTCGGACTCACCTGCCGCCATGCTGATGAACGCGTCGTTCGTCCTGCAGGGGGCGCTGATCCTGGCCGGCGCGCTGCTCCTGCGCCCGGTGCTGATGCGCACCGCCGGCGAGGTCGCGCCGGTGCTGCTCGGCGGCGCGGCCGCCGGGGTGCTGCTCGTCGGCGTCTTCCCGATCGACGGCAATGGGGCGCTGCACGCGATCGGGGCGGTGCTCTACCTGCTCGGCGGGGGGCTGGGGTTGATCGCCCTGGCCTACGCGGTGCGGCCGCGCTCGGAGGCACTGGGCACGACACTCGCGCTGCTCGGCCTGGTGGGCACCGCGACGTCGGTGTTCTTCCTGACCGGTGTCGTGGGCTACCTGGGCGAGGGCGGCACGGAGCGGGCCGCCGCCTACGTCCTGCCGATCGGGCTGGCGGTCGCCGCCGTCGTCCTCTGGCGTCAGGGCCCGGAGCCCGTCACCGATGCGCCGGTCCCCGGCGACGGGGTGGGCCGGCGCGAGGAGCGTGCGCGCGAGCGGCAGCGGCGGGCTCAGCAGGCGCGGGAGCGGGACGCCGCCCTCGACGCCTTCGCACGCCGGCACACCGACACGACCGCGGACGACGACGAGGACCTCTGGTCGCCACCGGGCCGCAACCGGGACTGA
- a CDS encoding IS110 family transposase: MVMTIGIDVHKMTHCAVAVDEAGRQVGSAVTVRATDAGHRQLLRWARREFTEESVEFAVEDCRHVSSRLERALLDAAAVVVRVPPKLMAQTRTSARTRGKSDPIDALAIGRAALREPGLARAEHTHASRELKLLVDRREDLVEIRTKAQNRLRWHLHELDPDIDPIARGLNRTKELDRVHARLQALPASLVRRLALEILTDIRELTVRVNALEREITGLVSAQAPQLLDLPGCGPLTAAKLVGETANPTRFRSEACFAMHAGAAPIPASSGKTNRHRLARGGNRQLNAALHRIAVTQIRLDGCLGRAYYQRRRSEGDSSMEALRALKRRLARIVFNLLRPTDQPAAACLPQAA, from the coding sequence ATGGTGATGACGATTGGGATCGACGTCCACAAGATGACGCACTGCGCGGTGGCCGTGGATGAGGCTGGTCGGCAGGTCGGATCGGCGGTCACGGTGCGCGCCACCGACGCCGGGCACCGGCAGCTGCTGCGCTGGGCGCGCCGGGAGTTCACCGAGGAGTCGGTGGAGTTCGCGGTCGAGGACTGCCGGCATGTGTCGTCGCGGCTGGAGCGGGCGCTGCTGGATGCGGCCGCGGTCGTGGTGCGGGTGCCGCCGAAGCTGATGGCCCAGACCCGCACGAGTGCTCGCACTCGGGGAAAGTCCGATCCGATCGACGCGCTGGCCATCGGCCGGGCGGCGCTGCGTGAACCCGGGTTGGCCCGCGCCGAGCACACGCATGCCTCCCGAGAGCTGAAGCTGCTGGTCGACCGGCGCGAGGATCTGGTGGAGATCCGCACCAAGGCGCAGAACCGGCTGCGCTGGCACCTGCACGAACTCGATCCCGACATCGACCCGATCGCCCGCGGCCTGAACCGGACCAAGGAACTGGACCGGGTGCACGCCCGGCTCCAGGCGCTGCCGGCCTCACTGGTCCGGCGGTTGGCGCTGGAGATCCTCACCGACATCCGCGAGCTGACCGTCCGGGTCAATGCCCTCGAGCGGGAGATCACCGGCCTGGTCTCGGCGCAGGCGCCACAGCTGCTCGACCTGCCCGGCTGCGGGCCGCTCACCGCCGCGAAGCTGGTCGGCGAGACGGCCAACCCCACCCGATTCCGTTCCGAGGCCTGTTTCGCCATGCACGCCGGCGCAGCGCCGATCCCGGCCTCCTCGGGCAAGACGAACCGGCATCGACTGGCCCGCGGCGGCAACCGCCAGCTCAACGCCGCGCTGCATCGCATCGCGGTCACCCAGATCCGTCTCGACGGCTGCCTCGGACGCGCCTACTACCAGCGCCGACGCAGCGAAGGTGACAGCTCGATGGAGGCCCTGCGCGCCCTCAAGCGACGCCTGGCCCGCATCGTCTTCAACCTGCTACGACCCACCGACCAACCCGCCGCGGCTTGCCTGCCGCAGGCGGCTTGA
- a CDS encoding Acg family FMN-binding oxidoreductase — protein sequence MEEQDWTRVVAAATRAPSIHNTQPWRFVATADRLDVFLDRNRALPVLDPTGRQQVISCGSAIEFAVVALGASGAAADVDLLPDDADPDHLARIAVTALRSPGDEERTLAEAIERRHTVRAAFQPQAVPTELVDRLQDQARRFDTWVKPITRSEEEVATVFLISRAEEMEQGDPAYLKELESWLRTDPTAPDGVPVGAVPSEDPHSRPSNWLIRDFVVGQREQQEFLAPGDADAPPPDVERPTVLLLGTEDDDRRAWLQSGRALGRVLLHATAAGLAASPLTQALDWPATRTRMRSRLSLVGHPQMLLRMGYPPEPTGTVSGRRPVGEVLSFAPVG from the coding sequence GTGGAGGAGCAGGACTGGACGCGGGTGGTGGCCGCGGCCACGCGGGCGCCGTCGATCCACAACACGCAGCCCTGGCGCTTCGTCGCGACGGCGGACCGGCTGGACGTGTTCCTGGACCGGAACCGCGCCCTGCCGGTGCTCGACCCGACCGGCCGGCAGCAGGTCATCAGCTGCGGCAGCGCGATCGAGTTCGCCGTCGTCGCCCTCGGCGCGTCCGGTGCCGCAGCCGACGTCGACCTCCTGCCCGACGACGCCGACCCCGACCACCTCGCCCGGATCGCGGTGACCGCCCTGCGCAGCCCCGGCGACGAGGAGCGGACGCTCGCCGAGGCCATCGAGCGGCGGCACACGGTCCGGGCCGCGTTCCAGCCCCAGGCCGTGCCGACCGAACTGGTCGACCGGCTGCAGGACCAGGCGCGGCGGTTCGACACCTGGGTCAAGCCCATCACGCGCTCGGAGGAGGAGGTCGCGACCGTCTTCCTCATCTCGCGGGCCGAGGAGATGGAGCAGGGTGATCCCGCGTACCTGAAGGAGCTCGAGTCCTGGCTGCGGACCGACCCGACCGCGCCCGACGGCGTCCCGGTCGGCGCCGTCCCCAGCGAGGACCCGCACAGCCGTCCGTCGAACTGGCTGATCCGCGACTTCGTGGTCGGGCAGCGCGAACAGCAGGAGTTCCTCGCGCCGGGGGATGCCGACGCGCCGCCGCCGGACGTCGAACGACCGACCGTGCTGCTCCTGGGCACCGAGGACGACGACCGGCGCGCCTGGCTGCAGTCCGGCCGAGCGCTCGGGCGGGTGCTGCTGCACGCCACCGCCGCCGGCCTGGCCGCCTCTCCGCTCACCCAGGCCCTCGACTGGCCGGCCACCCGGACCCGCATGCGCTCGCGGCTCTCGCTGGTCGGCCATCCGCAGATGCTGCTGCGCATGGGGTATCCGCCCGAGCCGACCGGCACGGTCAGCGGCCGCCGGCCGGTGGGTGAAGTGCTGAGCTTCGCCCCCGTGGGCTGA
- a CDS encoding AAA family ATPase produces the protein MRHDEPSGDSALIHGLQLTNFKSFERSSFQLAPFTLLVGANASGKSNVREALRFLHGVSRGYTLAEIVGEKWVEGGVRVWTGVRGGAAQVARFDSSTFSLCVEFSAAPEGGKTVRFNYLIEVERLEDNTLRVIREHLKESNRYIFDTHPDGDPRGHAPPMLKARIRKGGGGYPPDDSFLDDRPILVQMLTSSVATEITKRPLRLALSFLSSMVFLDLNPHAARDASPVGIAILGDRGENLSSVLYNICKDERRKAQLTSWVRALTPMDAVDVSFREDLNGRVLALLVEDRGDITPLTSASDGTVRFLAMIAALMNPARPQFLFFEEIENGIHPNRVYLLLDLISQSVTANRSQIVATSHSPQMLVHAYRSDDASPSLVFRDEAGRSHVVDVQAAEELRRILDVEDPASLMAAGWFEDTAAFLSDHFEFTH, from the coding sequence ATGCGTCACGACGAGCCATCGGGAGACTCAGCATTGATTCACGGATTGCAGCTAACGAATTTCAAGAGTTTTGAGAGGTCTTCCTTCCAGCTCGCGCCGTTCACGCTCCTTGTCGGAGCGAACGCCAGCGGCAAATCCAACGTCCGCGAGGCCTTGCGGTTTCTGCATGGAGTGTCTCGGGGGTACACGCTCGCGGAGATCGTCGGCGAGAAGTGGGTTGAGGGCGGTGTGCGCGTGTGGACGGGCGTGCGGGGAGGTGCAGCCCAGGTCGCTCGCTTCGACTCCAGTACATTCTCACTGTGCGTCGAATTTTCGGCGGCGCCCGAGGGCGGGAAGACCGTACGCTTCAACTACCTCATCGAGGTGGAGCGCCTAGAGGACAATACTTTGAGGGTCATTCGAGAGCACTTGAAGGAATCGAACAGGTACATCTTCGACACACATCCCGATGGCGATCCCCGCGGCCACGCCCCGCCGATGCTGAAGGCGCGAATCAGAAAGGGGGGCGGCGGATACCCTCCCGACGATTCGTTCCTCGATGACCGGCCAATCCTTGTACAGATGCTGACGTCTAGCGTCGCGACGGAGATTACGAAGCGGCCACTAAGGCTTGCTCTGTCATTCCTCTCCTCCATGGTCTTTCTAGATCTCAATCCTCATGCAGCTAGAGATGCCAGCCCCGTGGGGATCGCCATTCTCGGCGATAGAGGAGAGAATCTATCCTCGGTTCTCTACAACATTTGCAAGGATGAGCGGCGTAAGGCGCAGCTCACTTCCTGGGTTCGCGCCCTGACACCTATGGATGCCGTCGACGTCAGTTTCCGAGAAGACCTCAACGGTCGAGTGCTCGCACTGCTCGTCGAGGATCGGGGTGACATCACGCCTCTCACTTCGGCCTCCGATGGCACCGTGCGGTTTTTGGCGATGATCGCGGCCCTGATGAATCCTGCTCGCCCGCAATTTCTGTTCTTTGAAGAGATTGAGAACGGCATACACCCCAACCGAGTGTACCTCCTCCTAGACTTGATCAGTCAAAGCGTTACTGCTAACAGGTCGCAGATCGTTGCGACTTCACACTCGCCGCAGATGTTGGTGCACGCCTACCGGTCAGACGACGCCAGTCCCTCACTTGTATTTCGAGACGAAGCGGGAAGGTCGCACGTGGTCGATGTTCAGGCGGCGGAGGAGCTGCGCCGCATCCTCGACGTCGAAGATCCAGCCTCATTGATGGCGGCGGGATGGTTCGAGGATACCGCCGCCTTCCTGAGCGATCACTTCGAGTTCACTCACTGA
- a CDS encoding SDR family oxidoreductase — MDVLVTGGTGRLGQHLLGPLQAAGHTVRQMSRRGTGPGGVRGDLATGRDLGTALAGAEVVVHAATGYPGGDPWEVDVAGTRRVVQAADRERLRHLVYVSIVGVDRIPFGYYRAKFAAEQVLLASGLPVTLLRVTQFHDLVDFLLDSARKGPVLPVPMGWRVQPVDAGEVAAHVVEVVSGPPAAAPSSSAAPRSSPPRTWPGPGSRPAPQERTWSRPPSRAG, encoded by the coding sequence GTGGACGTTCTCGTGACCGGCGGCACCGGCCGCCTCGGACAGCACCTCCTCGGGCCGCTGCAGGCCGCCGGTCACACGGTGCGGCAGATGTCACGCCGGGGCACCGGCCCGGGCGGAGTGCGGGGTGACCTGGCCACCGGACGGGATCTCGGGACGGCGCTGGCCGGGGCGGAGGTCGTCGTCCACGCGGCGACGGGATACCCCGGCGGGGACCCGTGGGAGGTCGACGTCGCAGGCACCCGGCGGGTGGTCCAGGCGGCGGACCGGGAGCGCCTGCGGCACCTCGTCTACGTCTCGATCGTCGGGGTCGACCGCATCCCCTTCGGCTACTACCGCGCCAAGTTCGCCGCCGAGCAGGTGCTGCTCGCCTCCGGCCTGCCGGTGACCCTCCTGCGCGTCACCCAGTTCCACGACCTCGTCGACTTCCTCCTCGACTCTGCCCGCAAGGGGCCGGTCCTGCCCGTGCCGATGGGCTGGCGGGTGCAGCCGGTCGACGCCGGCGAGGTGGCTGCGCACGTCGTCGAGGTGGTGTCCGGCCCACCGGCGGCGGCGCCGTCGAGTTCGGCGGCCCCGAGGAGCTCTCCGCCGCGGACCTGGCCCGGGCCTGGGTCTCGGCCCGCGCCCCAGGAACGCACGTGGTCGCGACCCCCGTCCCGGGCCGGATGA
- a CDS encoding DMT family transporter: MTTQLAPSATVPATPPSGPGARTVLAVVVTLVAWASTFVAIRGVGEDLSPGALALGRLLVGTAALGLLLAGARRWVRPTRSEWALVVVCGVGWFGVYNVALNAAEQYLDAGTTAMLVNIGPILIAAFAGLLLGEGFPRWLIAGIAVAFTGVVLIGLATRSAETDVVGVVFCVVAAVTYAGGVVAQKPLLRRLPGLQVTFLACAIGAVCWLPWAGALADEVAAAPAGSVLGMVYLGAVPTALAFTTWAYALSRMDAGKLAVTTYLVPPLVILLGWLLLHEVPPPLALVGGAVCLAGVALSRRRGRVRPPMPPAQEAGPLV, translated from the coding sequence GTGACCACGCAGCTCGCCCCGTCCGCCACCGTGCCGGCCACGCCGCCGAGCGGTCCCGGGGCCCGCACGGTCCTCGCCGTGGTGGTCACCCTCGTCGCGTGGGCCTCGACCTTCGTGGCCATCCGCGGCGTGGGTGAGGACCTCTCACCCGGAGCCCTCGCTCTCGGCCGCCTGCTGGTCGGCACCGCCGCCCTCGGCCTGCTGCTGGCCGGTGCGCGGCGGTGGGTGCGGCCGACCCGGTCCGAGTGGGCGCTCGTCGTCGTCTGCGGCGTCGGGTGGTTCGGCGTCTACAACGTCGCACTCAACGCAGCCGAGCAGTACCTGGACGCCGGGACGACGGCGATGCTGGTGAACATCGGGCCGATCCTGATCGCGGCGTTCGCCGGACTGCTGCTGGGCGAGGGCTTCCCGCGTTGGCTGATCGCGGGCATCGCCGTCGCGTTCACCGGTGTCGTGCTCATCGGCCTGGCCACCCGGAGCGCGGAGACCGATGTCGTCGGCGTCGTGTTCTGCGTCGTCGCGGCGGTCACCTACGCCGGGGGAGTGGTCGCGCAGAAGCCCCTGCTGCGGCGGCTGCCCGGCCTGCAGGTCACGTTCCTCGCCTGCGCCATCGGCGCGGTGTGCTGGCTGCCCTGGGCCGGCGCCCTGGCCGACGAGGTCGCGGCCGCGCCGGCCGGTTCGGTGCTGGGCATGGTGTACCTCGGCGCGGTGCCGACCGCGCTGGCGTTCACCACCTGGGCGTACGCGCTGAGCCGCATGGACGCCGGCAAGCTGGCTGTCACCACCTACCTGGTGCCGCCCCTGGTCATCCTGCTCGGCTGGCTGCTGCTCCACGAGGTGCCGCCACCGCTGGCCCTGGTCGGCGGCGCGGTCTGCCTGGCCGGGGTCGCGCTCTCGCGCCGGCGCGGCCGGGTCCGCCCGCCGATGCCCCCGGCGCAGGAGGCCGGCCCCTTGGTCTAA
- the malQ gene encoding 4-alpha-glucanotransferase: MTGTPTTDEWGIDASWLDALDEEHEVAQATIDRLREIIGEPPADLEDRAPIVARPGDALEIDEAEVVCEDGEVRSVDGALPDDFPLGYHWLQTPEGYRRRLIVSPGRCWLPEDRRWGWAVQLYAVRSRDSWGIGDLADLRAVRRMAADQGAGFVLINPLHAVAPTGGQEASPYLPATRRFRNPLYLRVSEVPGADGVDLEEDAGRALSDGPLVDRDAIWARKREVLMRIFFAHGGGEAFARWREEQGQILQDWATWAAIVEEHGGDWHAWPEELRRPDGPGVSSYVERHGAVVAFHAWLQWALDLQFTAATGDMTVIQDLPIGFAGGGADAWAWQEVLASGVDVGAPPDAFNSQGQNWGSPPLIPWRLRDADYEPFIQSIRATMAGGGGLRIDHVMGLFRLWWVPSDGSAADGAYVRYPAEDLLDIVALESHRAKALVVGEDLGTVEEGVREAMAEHGILSYRLLWFEDDDPGEWPAEAMAAITTHDLPTVAGLWTGEDVEEQREHGTGTDEELERGRTSLLAHLPGLAEGATPEEAVQRAHQLLAKAPSLLLSATLDDAVGERRRPNMPGTTDRANWSLPLPVLVEDLPDHPLLRSVVRTLAGGVEGR, encoded by the coding sequence GTGACAGGCACACCGACCACCGACGAGTGGGGCATCGACGCGAGCTGGCTGGACGCCCTGGACGAGGAGCACGAGGTCGCGCAGGCGACCATCGACCGGCTGCGGGAGATCATCGGCGAGCCGCCGGCGGACCTCGAGGACCGAGCCCCCATCGTCGCCCGACCCGGCGACGCCCTGGAGATCGACGAGGCCGAGGTCGTCTGCGAGGACGGCGAGGTGCGATCCGTCGACGGCGCGCTGCCCGACGACTTCCCGCTCGGCTACCACTGGCTGCAGACGCCGGAGGGGTACCGGCGGCGCCTGATCGTCTCCCCCGGCCGGTGCTGGCTGCCCGAGGACCGCCGCTGGGGGTGGGCCGTCCAGCTGTACGCCGTCCGCAGCCGGGACAGCTGGGGCATCGGCGACCTGGCCGACCTGCGCGCGGTGCGCCGCATGGCGGCCGACCAGGGTGCCGGGTTCGTCCTGATCAACCCGCTGCACGCGGTCGCCCCCACCGGCGGGCAGGAGGCCAGCCCCTATCTGCCCGCGACCCGCCGCTTCCGCAACCCGCTCTACCTCCGGGTCTCCGAGGTCCCGGGCGCCGACGGCGTCGACCTCGAGGAGGACGCCGGCCGGGCGCTGTCCGACGGCCCGCTCGTCGACCGGGACGCGATCTGGGCCCGCAAGCGCGAGGTCCTGATGCGGATCTTCTTCGCCCACGGCGGTGGCGAAGCGTTCGCCCGCTGGCGGGAGGAGCAGGGGCAGATCCTGCAGGACTGGGCGACGTGGGCGGCGATCGTCGAGGAGCACGGCGGCGACTGGCACGCCTGGCCCGAGGAGCTGCGCCGCCCCGATGGGCCCGGCGTCAGCTCCTACGTCGAGCGGCACGGCGCCGTCGTCGCGTTCCACGCCTGGCTCCAGTGGGCGCTGGACCTCCAGTTCACCGCGGCCACCGGCGACATGACCGTCATCCAGGACCTGCCGATCGGGTTCGCCGGCGGCGGCGCCGACGCCTGGGCGTGGCAGGAGGTGCTCGCCTCCGGTGTGGACGTCGGCGCACCGCCGGACGCGTTCAACTCGCAGGGCCAGAACTGGGGCTCACCCCCGCTGATCCCGTGGCGGCTGCGCGACGCCGACTACGAGCCGTTCATCCAGTCGATCCGGGCCACGATGGCCGGCGGCGGCGGCCTGCGCATCGACCACGTGATGGGGCTGTTCCGGCTGTGGTGGGTGCCGTCGGACGGGAGCGCCGCGGACGGCGCCTACGTCCGCTATCCGGCCGAGGACCTGCTGGACATCGTCGCTCTGGAGAGCCATCGGGCGAAGGCGCTGGTCGTCGGCGAGGACCTCGGCACGGTCGAGGAGGGCGTGCGGGAGGCCATGGCCGAGCACGGGATCCTCTCTTACCGGTTGCTCTGGTTCGAGGACGACGACCCCGGCGAGTGGCCGGCCGAGGCGATGGCGGCGATCACCACGCACGACCTCCCGACGGTGGCGGGGCTGTGGACCGGCGAGGACGTCGAGGAGCAGCGCGAGCACGGCACGGGGACCGACGAGGAGCTCGAGCGCGGGCGGACGTCGCTGCTCGCGCACCTCCCGGGGCTGGCCGAGGGCGCCACGCCGGAGGAAGCGGTGCAGCGGGCACACCAGCTGCTGGCGAAGGCGCCGTCCCTGCTGCTGTCGGCCACCCTGGACGACGCGGTCGGCGAGCGGCGCCGTCCCAACATGCCGGGGACGACGGACCGCGCCAACTGGTCGCTCCCGCTGCCGGTGCTGGTCGAGGACCTGCCGGACCACCCGCTGCTGCGATCGGTGGTCCGCACGCTGGCGGGGGGCGTCGAGGGCCGGTGA
- a CDS encoding pyridoxamine 5'-phosphate oxidase family protein yields the protein MSDATMESIPTDECYRLLATHEIGRIGVNAEHYPLILPVNYGIDGTTLVIRTHPGTILRAAQHANVTFQVDEIDRASRSGWSVLVRGQAEEVGPEHRAEIVARTEATGVRPWAPGEHGHWVRLIVHDISGRRIVPGRLPPPVDPRAYL from the coding sequence ATGTCCGACGCGACGATGGAGAGCATCCCCACCGACGAGTGCTACCGGCTCCTGGCCACGCACGAGATCGGGCGCATCGGCGTCAACGCCGAGCACTATCCCCTGATCCTGCCGGTCAACTACGGCATCGACGGCACCACCCTCGTGATCCGCACCCATCCGGGGACGATCCTGCGGGCCGCCCAGCACGCGAACGTCACGTTCCAGGTCGACGAGATCGACCGGGCCTCGCGCAGCGGCTGGAGCGTGCTGGTCCGCGGGCAGGCAGAGGAGGTCGGCCCCGAGCACCGGGCGGAGATCGTGGCCCGGACCGAGGCCACCGGCGTCCGGCCCTGGGCGCCGGGCGAGCACGGGCACTGGGTGCGGCTGATCGTGCACGACATCTCGGGACGGCGGATCGTCCCCGGCCGGCTCCCGCCGCCCGTCGACCCCCGCGCGTACCTCTGA
- the pip gene encoding prolyl aminopeptidase, producing MPAPHPPSEPIDSGLLDVGGGHAVHWEVHGAPGGLPAVVVHGGPGAPARGMHRLLDPATWRCVVLHQRNCGLSTPSAADPATDLSGNTTAALVTDMEAVRAHLGIDRWLVFGASWGTTLGLAYAEAHPERVSAMVLLAVGTTGEREVTWITRDMGRIWPEAWARFRDGVPEADRDGDLATAYARLLASPDAAVREEAARNWCAWEDVHVSLDPAWQPNPRFEDPVFRLEFARLVTHYWSNRAFLPDGQLLRDAGRLAGIPGVLVTGRFDVSGPPDIAWHLHRAWPGSELIIEEGGGHGTGQGAVLDDAFTRLAGVVGVANRSGPSGISQTR from the coding sequence GTGCCCGCTCCACATCCGCCGTCCGAACCCATCGACTCCGGCCTGCTCGACGTCGGGGGCGGCCACGCCGTCCACTGGGAGGTGCACGGCGCTCCCGGCGGCCTGCCGGCGGTGGTGGTGCACGGCGGGCCGGGCGCTCCGGCGAGGGGCATGCACCGGCTGCTCGACCCGGCGACCTGGCGCTGCGTCGTCCTCCATCAGCGCAACTGCGGCCTGAGCACGCCGTCGGCGGCCGACCCCGCCACCGACCTGTCGGGCAACACGACCGCTGCGCTGGTCACCGACATGGAGGCCGTGCGGGCGCACCTCGGCATCGACCGGTGGCTGGTGTTCGGCGCCTCGTGGGGCACGACGCTCGGGCTGGCCTACGCCGAGGCCCATCCCGAGCGGGTCTCGGCGATGGTGCTGCTGGCCGTCGGCACGACCGGCGAGCGCGAGGTCACCTGGATCACCAGGGACATGGGCCGGATCTGGCCGGAGGCGTGGGCGCGCTTCCGCGACGGCGTCCCCGAGGCCGACCGCGACGGCGACCTGGCGACCGCCTACGCACGACTGCTCGCCTCGCCCGACGCGGCGGTGCGCGAGGAGGCGGCGCGCAACTGGTGTGCCTGGGAGGACGTGCACGTCTCCCTCGACCCGGCGTGGCAGCCGAACCCGAGGTTCGAGGACCCCGTCTTCCGGCTGGAGTTCGCCCGGCTGGTCACGCACTACTGGTCGAACCGCGCCTTCCTCCCCGACGGCCAGCTGCTGCGCGATGCCGGCCGGCTGGCCGGCATCCCCGGCGTCCTGGTCACCGGCCGGTTCGACGTCAGCGGTCCGCCGGACATCGCCTGGCACCTGCACCGGGCCTGGCCCGGCAGCGAGCTGATCATCGAGGAGGGCGGTGGACACGGAACCGGGCAGGGCGCCGTCCTGGACGACGCCTTCACCCGGCTCGCCGGCGTCGTCGGCGTGGCGAACCGGTCCGGTCCGAGCGGTATCTCACAGACGAGATAA